Genomic window (Fretibacterium sp. OH1220_COT-178):
CTACGAGCCCTATCGGGACATTCCGATCGTCTTCACCGGAATCAGGCCGGGGGAAAAACTCGAGGAGGAGCTTTTCTACGATCCGTCCTCGGTCCACCCGACCCCCCATCCCAAGGTCTTCTCCGCCCATTTGCGGGAAAGCCAAGAGTCGGAGGATCTGGACTCCCGGCTGGAGCGAGGCATCGCCCATCCTGAACTCGCCCTTTCCCTGCTTTGCGAGCTGGTTCCGGAATACATTCCCTCCTCCCGGAGGGATCACTGAAGGGGCTTTTCCAGGGACTCGATCAATCGCAGCTTCTCCGCCCGCCTCAGCCTCTTGAGCCTCCACTCTCGGCTCATGGCTTCCTCACGGCTGGAACATTCCTCACTGTAGACCAGGACGACGGGACGGCGCGAACAGGTGTAGCGCGCCCCCGTTCCCGTATTGTGGCTGCGCACGCGCCCTTCCAGATCCGTGGTCCATCCCGTATAAAGGGAGCCGTCCCTGCAGCGGACGATGTAGACGAAGCAGGGCAAAAGAGTTGTCCTCAGACCTGCCCCTGCCGGACGGCGGGAGGATTTTTTGTCGCCGTCTCCCGCAGCCATTCCAGCCCTCCATGGTCCAGGAGGTGGGTGATCAGGATATTCAGCCCGATGAGGATCAACAGGGTGCCGCCAAGCAGTTCCACACGCTTGCCGAATCGGCACCCGACCAGACGACCGAAGTGAATTCCGGCCACGCAGGCCAGGGCGGTGACCCCTCCTGCCAGAAGGGCCAGGGGAAGAACAGGCTTGTCCACAAGGGCAAAGCCCGCCCCCACGACAAAAGCATCGACCGAGGTCGCCAGCGCCAGAGAAAAGAGCGCGCCCAGGGAGGCCGCTGCATCCTCACCGCAGGGTTCCGGGGGGCGAAAGGAGCTGCGGACCATCCCCCCTCCGACCACGGCCAAAAGTCCGAAGGCCAGCCAATGATCGAGCGATGTCATCAGCCTTGCGGACCATCCCCCCATCGTCCATCCCCCAAGAGGCATGAGAAACTGAAACAGCCCGCAGGCAATCCCCATCCGAAGGGAAACCCTTCGGAGCCGGTCGAAAATGCAGGCCCCCATGCAAACGGATACCGCGAAAGCATCCATGGCTAAGGAAACTCCCGAGATGGCGGACTCCCAATCCATTCCATCGCCCCCCCGATTTCTCGAACGCCAAACAAAGGGGGCGCCGAAAGACGACAAAAAGCGGCGCCCCAAAGGTCCCCCCACAGACCGATTGTCTTATCGTTCTTTTATTGCTCCATCAGAATCTTGCTTCCACCGATAAGGTATTCCATCCCCGACCAGACCGTCAGGATCATGGCGATCCACATCAGGACCATGCCGCCCGGGATCTTCAGGATCAGCATCGTGAGGGCCAGGATCTGAAAGACCGTCTTCAGCTTCCCTCCCTTGGAAGCCGCAATAACGACCCCCTCCGCCGCCGCGACCAGCCGCAGCCCCGTCACGACGAACTCGCGGGTGATGATGACCAGTACGATCCAGGCCGGAATGCGGTGGAGCTCGACCAGAGCGATCATCGCCGCGATGACCAGCACCTTGTCCGCAAGTGGATCGATAAATTTGCCGAGGGTCGTGACCAGACGATGCTTGCGCGCGATGTACCCATCAAGCGAGTCCGTCAACGCCGCGACGACGAACACCGCCCCGGCCAGAATGTCCCCCCAGGCAGGAGGATCGTCCTCGAGGAAGCCCAGAAAAGGAACGGCCCCGCTGATTTTTAACGAGAGAAACAGCAGTACGAGAGGGGCCAGAAAGACGCGGACCAAGCTGAGCATGTTGGGCAAGTTCAGAGCCTTCGCACTCAAAATTGGATCACACCTCCAAGGTTCGCTCGCGCAGACCACAGATATTCGGACGTCAGCCCGGTGGTTCAAAATTATAGCTCAAAAAACGGAGAAAACCTCCTTCCCCGCCTTCAGACGAAAAAATTCCTGCGAAGATTGTTCCAACGATCCAATCGGTCACAGGCTTCGTTTGACAAGGGAAGTCCCGGTTGATATCATAGCCCTCAATTCTCAATCGAGAAGCAGTTGTTCATCTTTTTTGAAGGCGTTCAGTTTATTAGAGGGAGCGGAGTTCCAAATGGGCGGTTCGCGCATTTTCATGCCTGCGGCAGCAATCATAGGTACGATGGCTATTCCGTCTCCGGGGGAAGGACGGCGCGGATCGTGTCCTTTTTGATTTAACCGGCATGCCTCAAACGGCGGCTGAAATTCAAGGGGAGGGCGAATCCGTACGAGGTTCCCCCTTCCCGATTTTTTATCGGGAGGAGCGATCGATA
Coding sequences:
- a CDS encoding GIY-YIG nuclease family protein; the encoded protein is MPCFVYIVRCRDGSLYTGWTTDLEGRVRSHNTGTGARYTCSRRPVVLVYSEECSSREEAMSREWRLKRLRRAEKLRLIESLEKPLQ
- a CDS encoding manganese efflux pump MntP yields the protein MDWESAISGVSLAMDAFAVSVCMGACIFDRLRRVSLRMGIACGLFQFLMPLGGWTMGGWSARLMTSLDHWLAFGLLAVVGGGMVRSSFRPPEPCGEDAAASLGALFSLALATSVDAFVVGAGFALVDKPVLPLALLAGGVTALACVAGIHFGRLVGCRFGKRVELLGGTLLILIGLNILITHLLDHGGLEWLRETATKNPPAVRQGQV
- the pgsA gene encoding CDP-diacylglycerol--glycerol-3-phosphate 3-phosphatidyltransferase; the protein is MSAKALNLPNMLSLVRVFLAPLVLLFLSLKISGAVPFLGFLEDDPPAWGDILAGAVFVVAALTDSLDGYIARKHRLVTTLGKFIDPLADKVLVIAAMIALVELHRIPAWIVLVIITREFVVTGLRLVAAAEGVVIAASKGGKLKTVFQILALTMLILKIPGGMVLMWIAMILTVWSGMEYLIGGSKILMEQ